A genomic window from Sphingobacterium sp. BN32 includes:
- a CDS encoding NADH:flavin oxidoreductase/NADH oxidase, with amino-acid sequence MLFKTLPLKNISLSNRIVVSPMCQYSAEDGYANNWHLVHLGQYAIGKSGAIIQEATAVSPEGMISDGDLGIWKDEHIAKYREITDFIKEQGSIPGIQLAHAGRKASTDKPWISRNQFAPDDEHGWQTVSSSDIPYHENDFPPKALSIVEIQQVVKDFADAAERAVQAGYQILEIHAAHGYLIHQFLSPLINNRQDEYGGSFENRIRLLLEIVEAVKNTLGDEHSLWVRISATDWAEGGWDLEQSTALANRLKDAGVEVIDVSTGGAVHWQKIPVEAGYQVPFASHIKKETGLITGSVGLINSAQQANQIIEDGHADFVLIARAFLRDPHLVYQWAKDLSVDLAWAHQYERAKID; translated from the coding sequence ATGCTTTTCAAGACTTTACCCCTAAAAAACATCTCCCTTTCCAATCGAATAGTCGTATCGCCGATGTGTCAGTATTCTGCGGAGGATGGCTATGCTAATAATTGGCACTTGGTACATCTGGGGCAGTATGCTATCGGGAAGTCGGGTGCTATTATCCAGGAAGCGACAGCGGTTAGTCCGGAGGGAATGATTTCCGATGGTGATCTAGGGATTTGGAAAGATGAGCATATTGCAAAATATAGGGAGATTACGGATTTCATCAAAGAGCAGGGCAGCATTCCGGGGATACAGCTAGCGCATGCAGGCAGAAAGGCCAGCACGGATAAGCCCTGGATCAGTAGAAATCAGTTTGCGCCCGACGATGAGCACGGCTGGCAGACTGTTTCATCCAGTGATATCCCCTATCATGAAAATGACTTTCCTCCGAAAGCTTTAAGTATAGTGGAGATTCAGCAGGTCGTGAAAGACTTTGCTGACGCTGCCGAACGCGCGGTACAGGCGGGTTATCAGATTCTCGAAATCCACGCTGCACATGGCTACTTGATCCATCAATTTCTATCGCCATTGATAAACAATCGTCAGGATGAATATGGCGGAAGCTTTGAAAACCGCATCCGTTTGCTTTTGGAAATTGTGGAAGCAGTTAAAAATACACTGGGCGATGAGCACTCGCTGTGGGTCAGGATCTCGGCGACAGATTGGGCCGAGGGCGGTTGGGACTTAGAACAGTCCACAGCATTGGCGAATCGATTAAAAGACGCTGGCGTGGAAGTTATCGATGTTTCTACCGGTGGAGCGGTACACTGGCAAAAGATCCCTGTAGAAGCAGGATATCAGGTTCCATTCGCGAGCCATATCAAAAAAGAAACCGGTCTAATCACCGGTTCGGTAGGACTTATCAACTCTGCTCAGCAAGCAAATCAAATTATTGAAGATGGACATGCTGACTTTGTACTTATCGCGAGAGCTTTCTTAAGAGATCCGCATCTCGTATATCAATGGGCTAAAGATTTATCTGTCGACTTAGCTTGGGCGCATCAATATGAGCGCGCAAAGATTGACTAA
- a CDS encoding DUF779 domain-containing protein, protein MISRIDATDKAKELIKELSEKHGPLMFYQAGGCCEGTQPQCFEKGGFYPRMNDAMIGLVEGYEFWIDRDLFEYWQYSHFTLDVLDGFGPGGFSLETPLGKTFKIHYKLFSEEELKNLEPVVRY, encoded by the coding sequence ATGATTTCAAGAATAGACGCAACAGACAAAGCCAAAGAGCTGATCAAGGAATTATCCGAAAAACACGGCCCATTAATGTTCTATCAAGCAGGAGGTTGCTGCGAAGGGACACAACCGCAATGCTTCGAAAAGGGCGGATTCTACCCTCGCATGAACGATGCGATGATCGGGCTGGTCGAAGGCTATGAATTCTGGATCGATAGAGATCTCTTCGAATATTGGCAATACTCCCACTTCACCCTCGACGTACTCGATGGCTTCGGACCGGGAGGCTTCTCCCTGGAAACTCCACTCGGAAAAACCTTCAAAATCCACTATAAACTGTTCTCGGAGGAAGAATTGAAGAATTTAGAACCGGTGGTTAGATACTAG
- a CDS encoding acyl-CoA thioesterase → MTVQERIDASETRIAMTVFPFHTNHHDTLFGGKALAMMDEVTFMCGTRFCRKQLVTVSTDKIDFHKAIPSGSIVEAVARVESIGRTSLKVFVEIYVENMYHDGRELAIQGRFTFVALDDNKKPIPVLEGLDVKD, encoded by the coding sequence ATGACAGTTCAAGAACGTATCGACGCTAGTGAAACACGCATTGCGATGACTGTGTTTCCTTTCCACACGAACCACCACGACACTCTTTTTGGTGGAAAAGCATTGGCAATGATGGATGAGGTTACTTTTATGTGTGGTACCCGCTTTTGCCGTAAACAATTAGTTACCGTTTCGACGGATAAGATCGATTTTCATAAGGCTATCCCTTCAGGAAGCATCGTTGAAGCTGTTGCGAGGGTTGAATCTATCGGTCGCACTAGCTTAAAGGTTTTCGTAGAGATCTATGTAGAAAATATGTACCATGACGGCCGAGAACTGGCCATTCAGGGACGTTTTACATTTGTTGCGCTCGATGATAATAAAAAGCCTATCCCGGTGTTGGAAGGGCTAGACGTTAAGGATTAA